CAGATTGGGATCGCTGCATCATTATAACCGGTTCCCTAATTGATGGCAGAAGGTTCTTAAAATCACTTGCAACAGCCACATGATGACTTTCTACCTTTGATGGTGGAGGTGATGCCTGCAAAGGTGATGCCAAAGAATAAGAAACCGAAGGATTTGATCCGGAACTTAGCCACCTTTTCTCAGCCGGCACCTCACTTAGTTGCGGTTTTGCCCATTCCATCTTTGGTTGTATTCTCTTCATATGCTGGAAACTTTTACTCACAGATTCCGGAGAAACTCCCATTGTGACTGCTGCTTTCGTAAAATTTAAATCCTTCTCATCCCTTCTTAGCTGTGTAACAGTAGACAGATTTTGTTTCGGTTGTGGTCTTGCAGATAAGTTTTGGCCACTTGTCACCGCCACCTTACTAGTACTAGAAGTCATGGGATTGCAAGTTTCTTCTGGCTTTGATGGAGTAGGTGGGTCCAACTTGAAGGTTCTTAAGGATTCGGCTGCTATCTCAAGATCACCATCCGCAGCAACAACTGCTCTTTCAACCTCTTGCTTTGTACACTTGTATCTGATTTCCATATCCGCGATTTGTGCAAGTTCTTCTGATATGTCAATTTTTAGGATCCCACCACCCACAGTTGATTCCTTATGCTTAACCGCTTCTTCACCTCCATCAAAAAGCCATGCCACAGACTCCTCCACTTTGCCATCGTTCAATATAAGAGCCATTGTAGCTCGATCATGAGAAAATCCCATTGCTACAAGCTGTTGAGCAAGTGCTTCAAGCTTTCTTGACATGAGATAGCCATTGCACCGCTCATGCAATTCCTGAGCTCGCCTCTCCTTTTGTCGTTGATGTTTCCTCTCATTCTTTTGACGAATTTTTTCTCGCTTATCATTATCAGCTCCAGGTATTATTTCCTGCCGGACAGGAGGATTAGATGTTTTATCTTTATGATCTTCGGACTCACCAGACCAGCTACCATTATTAGATACAGAATCATACCCAACCCCAGCTCTGGGTGATCCCCCCAAATGCTCATCTGTCTCATCTATGTTTCGGAAGCGACCATTGTTTTGAAGAGCTGAAGCTGAGGACAATGGCACTGTTTCAATGGTATGAAATGTTCCCAAAACTGGATTATATGCACTAGCCGGCACACCACTACCCGCATTAGCAGATCCTGAAGGCTTTGAAGAAGCCTTCTGAGGTTCTTTGCTAGTTTTCTTATCCTTGGACTTTGACTTGGATGCAGGAGACATCGTCGCAGCCAAATATACTCCTGAACCAGTTAGGACAATAATTTACTGAATCAATGACccataaaaaagaataatttactACATCAATGACACATGAAGAATACTAAAGCAATCAATACTCagcaatgaaaataaagaagtttaaataattgtttacTTCTTAAAACACACTATTCAAGAGCACAAACCTAGAAGGTTTTTACTTGTAAAAAAAGCATTATAATCTAAAAAGCTCCATGTAATTTATTGATTCTAGAATCCTAGTCTGCTGTGACCAAAGAAGCAAATCATGTGCCTGGACCTTGAAAAATTAACTGGTATCCAGTTAAAGAAAGgagatcaaaataaaatacaagacTAAACTTTCAGTTCCTAATCGATGAGGAAACCGTCATATCCCAATAACTTTCAGTTCTCAATATCATTCTTCCATTATTGATGTGGGAAAACTACTTATAATTAACAGATAAGAAATAATAGAACAAATGGCAGGCAAGTTCAAGCTTCTTGGGGAAGCTCTTTTGCAACCCCCATTCCCTTTGTAATTTACAAAAACAATGCAAACAAATTTGGTCCCCCGTCATATTCAACATGATCCTAACTATTTTAGAAAATACTATCTAAATACACATAAAAATTCACTTCTCTATATTATCGAAACCTAATTTGGCAGATAATAAAAATGCAGCCATGCGAATCACCGCATTGTGAAACCCTAAAAATGATGGTCGAATCTATaattatgagaaaaaaaaatcaagcaaTCAAAAGGCAGTCATAGATAAAAAGATCAACTGCAAACTAACGCCACACTTTTTCTGTATTCTGATCACAAAGAAACCTATTTTCCCGCAACAAAATTCTTAGCAAATGCTTcctacttaaaatatatatattggatcaGCAAAAGAAATCTCCAGAATTTCAATTTCCCGAGTCAATAATCCATGAATCTAcacattatatttaaaattaggttAACGAGCCAATTCGATCGAGAAAAAACACGATTCTTTGAACAAAACAATGCAGAttcaatagaaattaaaaaaaaagttcaaaattttgaaggatTCAACCACATGAACAATCGACACAAAACGTCCtacatagaaaaaaataaaaaatccaaaaaagaatcgaaaaaggaaaagaaaatttaatttaattaaaacagaGGAAATCAAAGAgggaaaatgagaaaaaaaaaatgggggaATACCTGGGTTGAATGTAAAGAGAAGATGGATCGAACGATTGAGATTGAAGGATTGATAGTTGAGAGAAATCGGATTTTGCCAATTGAGAAAAgagacacacacacacacacacagagAGAGAGGGGGGGGGGAATGAGAGACAGATAGGTTTTTCGAGGCCCAAACTGAGTCGATATAATTAGggttttgatgtttttttttttgtaagaaaaaagagaaatattAAGGGCAAACTGCACCCAAGATTACTAAACAATTAGTAATTTTACGTTTTGGccatttaactttaaaaattacaaaatagtcactaaattattcaaaaaaatttatttaagtcacaaggctattaaaatcgttgttgtatGGCCTTCTCTATTCACATTGTCTATACTACTTAAAAGCTTTCATTCTCATCCTCTTCTacaattcagttttttttttcctaaaacagCTTTGAACATCATCAATTTGGGAACCAAAAATCCAAACGTCTTTATTCTTCAATCTCTAACATTAACTGTTAGATCAATTTGGATCTAAGGTGTGTTCTTTTGCTTGTTGATGGGTACTAATCTATTGTACTAATCGTCGAATTA
The nucleotide sequence above comes from Gossypium raimondii isolate GPD5lz chromosome 13, ASM2569854v1, whole genome shotgun sequence. Encoded proteins:
- the LOC105783056 gene encoding uncharacterized protein LOC105783056, which codes for MSPASKSKSKDKKTSKEPQKASSKPSGSANAGSGVPASAYNPVLGTFHTIETVPLSSASALQNNGRFRNIDETDEHLGGSPRAGVGYDSVSNNGSWSGESEDHKDKTSNPPVRQEIIPGADNDKREKIRQKNERKHQRQKERRAQELHERCNGYLMSRKLEALAQQLVAMGFSHDRATMALILNDGKVEESVAWLFDGGEEAVKHKESTVGGGILKIDISEELAQIADMEIRYKCTKQEVERAVVAADGDLEIAAESLRTFKLDPPTPSKPEETCNPMTSSTSKVAVTSGQNLSARPQPKQNLSTVTQLRRDEKDLNFTKAAVTMGVSPESVSKSFQHMKRIQPKMEWAKPQLSEVPAEKRWLSSGSNPSVSYSLASPLQASPPPSKVESHHVAVASDFKNLLPSIREPVIMMQRSQSVNTKQVPTTSISTSPPGTSFMYPATRVENTKSNGFIPHIPSSRSLNSNHLSSSQMHHQIFHPQQQQHFTCSSGPGDSPGTSRGNGLWSRTGASPMLAAASSLGLFTGLGSTTSSGASSPVDWSSGSSMGQLDYTNIDWSLNRGLSSSPNPGGIWLGSSTSPMKSIHMYYPNTNGLSAKPAMRLTPNGKGVQIVGLPDGGVAPAETSTAGSQEWTSPFEGKDLFSLPRQYVSSPSI